One genomic region from Phragmites australis chromosome 1, lpPhrAust1.1, whole genome shotgun sequence encodes:
- the LOC133888185 gene encoding cyanohydrin beta-glucosyltransferase-like, whose protein sequence is MGSVAPRAHVVVVPFPAQGHVAPLMQLARLLHARGAHVTFVHTQFNYRRLLRAKGEAAVRLSAPGFRVEVIDDGLSLSVPQHDVSTLVDSVRRNCLDPFRALLKRLADEEEEGVPPVTCVVADVVMTFAPAAARETGIPEAQFFTASACGLLGYFEYDELLKRGLVPFNDASCLTNGYLDTPLEWVPGMGHMRLKDMPAFCRTTDPDDVMVAVTLEQMKSAVGSKAIILNTFYELEKDVVDALAAFFPPVYTVGPLAEVIASSAPADNADLGAIDISIWQEDRQCLAWLDGKADKSVVYVNFGSVAVMTASQTREFALGLASCGFPFLWVKRPDVVDGEEAALPEAFLDEVARGGGLVVSWCPQAAVLNHAAVGLFVTHCGWNSLLEATVAGLPVLGWPVFAEQTTNCRQVCECWRNGVELPEEVESRAVVGLVKEMMAGDLGKGKRAKAAEWKAAAEGATMKGGSSWRSIERLVDVVLQVWSK, encoded by the exons ATGGGCAGCGTGGCGCCGCGGGCTCACGTCGTGGTGGTGCCGTTCCCGGCGCAGGGCCACGTCGCTCCGTTGATGCAGCTGGCGCGCCTACTCCACGCCCGCGGCGCGCACGTCACCTTCGTCCACACCCAGTTCAActaccgccgcctcctccgcgccAAGGGCGAGGCCGCCGTGAGGCTCTCTGCACCCGGATTCCGCGTCGAGGTCATCGACGACGGCCTCTCCCTCTCCGTGCCGCAGCACGACGTGTCCACGCTCGTTGACTCCGTGCGCCGTAACTGCCTCGACCCGTTCCGCGCGCTGCTGAAACGGCtggccgacgaggaggaggagggcgtaCCGCCGGTCACCTGCGTCGTGGCCGACGTCGTCATGACCttcgctcccgccgccgccaggGAGACCGGCATACCGGAGGCGCAGTTTTTCACGGCGTCCGCGTGCGGCCTTTTGGGCTACTTCGAGTACGACGAGCTCCTCAAGCGAGGTCTCGTCCCTTTCAATG ATGCTAGTTGCCTGACAAACGGATACTTGGACACGCCGCTGGAATGGGTGCCGGGGATGGGGCACATGCGGCTCAAGGACATGCCAGCGTTCTGCCGCACCACGGACCCCGACGACGTCATGGTGGCTGTCACCCTCGAGCAGATGAAGAGCGCCGTCGGCTCCAAGGCCATCATCCTCAATACCTTCTACGAGCTCGAGAAGGACGTCGTCGACGCGCTCGCCGCCTTCTTCCCGCCCGTCTACACCGTCGGGCCCCTCGCCGAAGTCATTGCATCCTCCGCCCCGGCCGACAACGCGGATCTTGGCGCAATCGATATCAGCATCTGGCAGGAGGACAGACAGTGCCTGGCATGGCTCGACGGGAAGGCGGACAAGTCCGTGGTGTACGTCAACTTCGGCAGCGTCGCTGTCATGACGGCGTCGCAGACGCGGGAGTTCGCGCTGGGGCTGGCGAGCTGCGGCTTCCCGTTCCTGTGGGTGAAGCGCCCCGACGTTGTggacggcgaggaggcggcgctcCCGGAGGCGTTCCTCGACGAGGTGGCCCGCGGCGGGGGGCTCGTGGTTTCGTGGTGCCCGCAAGCGGCGGTGCTGAATCACGCGGCGGTGGGGCTCTTCGTCACGCACTGCGGGTGGAACTCCCTGCTGGAGGCCACGGTGGCCGGCCTGCCGGTGCTCGGCTGGCCGGTGTTCGCGGAGCAGACGACCAACTGCAGGCAGGTGTGCGAGTGCTGGCGCAACGGTGTGGAGCTcccggaggaggtggagagccGCGCGGTGGTCGGCCTCGTGAAAGAGATGATGGCCGGGGACCTGGGGAAGGGGAAGAGGGCGAAGGCAGCAGAgtggaaggcggcggcggagggggccACCATGAAAGGCGGGTCCTCGTGGCGTAGTATTGAACGCTTGGTAGACGTCGTGCTGCAGGTCTGGAGCAAGTGA